The proteins below are encoded in one region of Sminthopsis crassicaudata isolate SCR6 chromosome 1, ASM4859323v1, whole genome shotgun sequence:
- the LOC141551429 gene encoding protegrin-5-like: protein MRMQKISNMQITLLVLGLLSLTPLAPTQDQTYQELVNRFINEYNRNSGSENLFRLSILNLPPRENNDPAIPLPLNFTIAETVCPNSENINPDECDFQENGVVKECVGTISLDSAEPSLDISCDGTGRMKRIGIFHLFWAGLRKLGNLIKNKIQEGIEHFFGRR, encoded by the exons ATGAGGATGCAGAAGATCTCAAACATGCAAATAACCCTTTTGGTGCTGGGACTGCTCAGCCTAACTCCACTTGCCCCTACCCAGGACCAAACATACCAGGAGCTGGTGAATAGATTCATCAATGAATACAACAGGAATTCAGGGTCTGAAAACCTCTTCCGACTCTCCATCCTGAATCTGCCACCTAGGGAA aaCAATGATCCTGCTATTCCTTTACCTCTGAACTTTACCATTGCTGAGACCGTGTGCCCCAATTCTGAAAATATCAATCCAGATGAATGTGACTTCCAGGAAAACGGG GTGGTGAAAGAATGTGTTGGAACCATTTCTCTGGATTCTGCTGAGCCCTCTCTTGATATTTCCTGTGATGGG ACTGGAAGGatgaaaagaattggaattttccatttattttgggCCGGATTAAGGAAACTGGGTAACTTAATCAAGAACAAAATTCAGGAAGGAATTGAACATTTTTTTGGTAGGAGATGA